A portion of the Sulfurospirillum diekertiae genome contains these proteins:
- the flhB gene encoding flagellar biosynthesis protein FlhB, whose amino-acid sequence MADDQEKTEEPSSKKIEDARNDGNVPKSQDTSAFITLVVALAVFLAMFPWIESRTVYLYHYYHSLIGVEITKEVTLQLSIISFREVIFMVIPLALAVSVAGILANVLQTGLIFTTKPLMPDFSKIDPMKGLKNLFSIKKLVEMLKIIIKVGAILWVCYFFLLAFTKELPTVISFPLPDQLGWLKHKMIILISVILILFLVLALADLLFVRFSYFKSLRMSKQEMKDEYKQMEGDPKIKAKIRQIQMQMTKKRMMQEIPQADVIITNPTHYAIAIRYNQDKEAAPKVIAKGTDFMALRIKEIAMNYNIQIVENPPLARELYKKCNLGDIIPENLYKAVAEVLAFVYKSSNKSR is encoded by the coding sequence GTGGCGGATGATCAAGAGAAGACGGAAGAACCCAGTTCCAAGAAGATTGAAGATGCCAGAAATGATGGTAATGTCCCTAAAAGTCAAGATACCAGTGCTTTTATAACGCTTGTCGTGGCGTTAGCGGTTTTTTTGGCCATGTTTCCGTGGATAGAATCGCGTACCGTGTATCTTTATCACTATTATCACTCTTTGATTGGCGTTGAAATTACCAAAGAAGTGACACTGCAACTGTCAATCATCTCATTTCGAGAAGTTATCTTTATGGTTATCCCTCTAGCCTTAGCGGTTTCAGTGGCTGGAATTTTAGCCAATGTGTTGCAGACTGGCTTGATTTTCACAACAAAACCTTTAATGCCTGATTTTAGCAAAATTGATCCTATGAAGGGGCTAAAAAACCTTTTTTCAATCAAAAAATTGGTTGAAATGCTTAAGATTATTATTAAAGTAGGCGCTATATTATGGGTTTGTTACTTTTTTCTCCTTGCGTTTACCAAAGAGCTTCCAACGGTTATATCTTTTCCTTTACCTGATCAGTTAGGATGGCTAAAACATAAAATGATTATTCTCATTTCTGTCATTTTAATCCTTTTTCTTGTGTTGGCACTTGCAGATCTTCTGTTTGTACGTTTTTCTTATTTTAAGAGTTTACGCATGAGTAAGCAGGAAATGAAGGATGAATATAAGCAGATGGAAGGTGATCCTAAGATTAAAGCTAAGATCAGGCAAATTCAGATGCAAATGACGAAAAAGCGCATGATGCAGGAAATTCCACAAGCGGATGTCATTATTACAAATCCGACACACTATGCTATTGCAATTCGATACAATCAAGACAAAGAAGCTGCCCCAAAAGTTATTGCCAAAGGAACAGATTTTATGGCACTACGTATTAAAGAGATTGCAATGAACTATAATATCCAGATTGTTGAAAATCCTCCATTAGCAAGGGAGCTTTATAAAAAATGCAATTTAGGTGACATTATCCCTGAAAATCTTTATAAAGCAGTAGCAGAAGTGTTAGCATTTGTTTATAAAAGTTCGAATAAATCACGCTAA
- a CDS encoding DHH family phosphoesterase produces MYQQAWKRMLEADHIVIVSHVHPDGDTLGSALALFDVLTRAGKKVTHYNKNSELPQSYDFLPGYSKIKYTLPKSFDLVVSCDCSTRDRLKIPEGDYEIINIDHHLTNRYFGNINLVVDRFTSAGMVVYELLKANAIEMSKECAICLYTAIADDTGFFLYGDMDEATFQIVAQLVKCGANPQEIASKVKRREPLSKIRLYGYMLNHFDLYENGRIATIIFDKATLEATGAKRHDTKNIVNMLRSIVNVTIAIMILEEKEGGYKVSLRSKDINVSKIALMYQGGGHKTAAGFEVPVCDPKALRDEIVEKIKRIDKE; encoded by the coding sequence ATGTATCAACAAGCGTGGAAACGAATGCTTGAGGCCGATCACATTGTTATTGTCTCTCATGTTCATCCAGATGGTGATACATTAGGGAGTGCTTTAGCTTTATTTGACGTGCTAACACGAGCCGGTAAAAAAGTGACGCATTACAATAAAAATAGTGAACTTCCACAGTCGTATGACTTTTTGCCAGGCTATTCTAAAATAAAGTATACCTTGCCAAAGAGTTTTGATTTGGTTGTCAGTTGTGATTGCTCGACACGTGATAGACTTAAAATTCCTGAAGGGGATTATGAGATTATCAACATTGATCATCACTTAACCAATCGCTATTTTGGAAATATAAATCTTGTGGTTGATCGTTTTACAAGTGCTGGTATGGTGGTGTATGAACTTCTTAAAGCGAATGCGATTGAGATGAGTAAAGAGTGCGCCATTTGTCTTTATACAGCTATTGCCGATGACACAGGTTTTTTCCTTTATGGTGATATGGACGAGGCAACATTTCAAATTGTAGCCCAATTGGTGAAATGTGGGGCAAATCCCCAAGAAATTGCTTCAAAGGTAAAACGAAGAGAGCCTCTTTCAAAAATAAGACTCTACGGTTATATGTTGAATCATTTTGATCTCTATGAAAATGGGCGTATTGCCACGATTATTTTTGATAAAGCGACTTTGGAAGCAACAGGAGCTAAACGACACGATACCAAAAATATCGTCAATATGCTCAGGAGCATTGTTAATGTAACGATTGCCATTATGATTTTGGAAGAAAAAGAGGGAGGCTATAAAGTCTCATTGCGGAGTAAAGATATTAATGTCTCAAAAATTGCTTTAATGTATCAAGGAGGCGGTCATAAGACGGCTGCAGGATTTGAAGTTCCTGTGTGTGATCCTAAAGCACTTCGAGATGAAATTGTGGAAAAAATAAAAAGGATAGATAAAGAATGA
- a CDS encoding M23 family metallopeptidase encodes MKQQRKSSIAAYALGFIFLVLVGGLTYVYNSNLFEREAPKIALAKEIDWNLKDPIKVQIEDNSGIRFVRASLFDGEKSVVLETKEFKTAEKVVDLNLTFPKTGFGANKKAFELTVEATDVSKWNFFAGNSVSEKSIVKVDTKRPEVNVIGSSYKIMRGGVATVIFKAQDEAMKSLYIETNFGKKFYPTPFYKDGYYISLVAWPTHIESFSASVVAIDRAGNLTKAHIPYFLQDKKYKTSTIALEDRFLDGKIADLISEVAPERSSLNKIEKFKFVNEDMRKGNEANILKVTSDVPKELVSGFYLKAFYPLRNGKVVASFGDHRFYEYDKQPTSESYHLGLDLASNAQATMLTSNDGVVVFARENGIYGNNIIISHGLGVYSLYGHCSSFMVKEGDVVKAGEPIAKTGMTGLALGDHLHFGMFVQGVDVRPEEWMDEVWLKESVFNVIESAKKIMDR; translated from the coding sequence ATGAAACAGCAAAGAAAATCTTCAATAGCAGCGTATGCGCTAGGGTTTATTTTTCTAGTTTTAGTAGGTGGACTTACTTATGTGTATAACTCAAATTTATTTGAAAGAGAAGCTCCTAAAATTGCCCTTGCCAAAGAGATAGATTGGAATTTAAAAGATCCCATCAAAGTACAGATAGAGGACAATAGTGGAATTCGTTTTGTACGTGCTTCCCTATTTGATGGCGAAAAAAGCGTAGTGCTTGAAACCAAAGAGTTTAAAACCGCAGAAAAAGTAGTTGATTTAAACCTCACTTTCCCAAAAACAGGATTTGGCGCCAATAAAAAAGCATTTGAACTAACCGTTGAAGCGACGGACGTAAGCAAATGGAACTTTTTTGCAGGTAATAGTGTGAGTGAAAAGTCTATTGTTAAAGTTGATACCAAAAGACCTGAGGTTAATGTCATTGGAAGTTCGTATAAAATTATGCGTGGTGGCGTTGCTACCGTAATTTTCAAAGCACAAGATGAGGCAATGAAATCGCTTTATATTGAGACAAACTTTGGAAAGAAATTTTATCCAACACCTTTTTACAAAGATGGGTATTACATCTCTTTGGTTGCATGGCCAACGCATATTGAAAGTTTTAGTGCTTCTGTGGTTGCCATTGATCGTGCTGGAAACTTAACGAAAGCGCATATTCCTTATTTCTTGCAGGATAAAAAATATAAAACTTCAACCATTGCCCTTGAAGATCGATTTTTAGATGGAAAGATTGCTGATCTTATTTCTGAAGTGGCACCAGAGAGGTCCTCGCTTAACAAAATAGAGAAATTTAAGTTTGTTAATGAAGATATGCGTAAAGGAAATGAAGCCAACATTCTAAAAGTAACATCAGATGTTCCTAAAGAGCTTGTCAGTGGATTTTATCTTAAAGCTTTTTACCCTTTACGTAATGGCAAAGTGGTTGCAAGTTTTGGGGATCACCGTTTTTATGAGTATGATAAACAGCCTACAAGTGAGTCTTACCATTTAGGTTTGGATCTTGCAAGCAATGCACAAGCGACAATGTTAACTTCTAATGACGGTGTGGTTGTCTTTGCCCGTGAAAATGGAATTTATGGTAATAATATTATTATCTCACATGGCTTAGGTGTTTATTCTCTTTATGGGCACTGTTCTAGTTTTATGGTGAAAGAGGGTGATGTTGTTAAGGCAGGAGAGCCTATTGCTAAAACAGGAATGACAGGCTTGGCACTTGGCGATCATCTCCATTTCGGTATGTTTGTACAAGGCGTAGATGTTAGACCTGAAGAGTGGATGGATGAGGTATGGCTTAAAGAGAGCGTATTTAATGTAATAGAATCAGCAAAGAAGATTATGGATAGATGA
- the minC gene encoding septum site-determining protein MinC has translation MKVTQKNVRVFHIEIDDEASFLEYFRKNTLLLKEFFLLVEGNITKNIAFVLEQSGVCYKEINNCNIRFGGIKKETPLLEEEPKKEVISEVLSEPKQLPKLKLYDRPIRSGEEIIESIPIVIFGRVNSGAKVFCEESMSIYGIIDGLVQCDGEYIVLSGISPRGHLIFNGEIVDRETLKQNVLQKIIVRDNVIEIKDVV, from the coding sequence ATGAAAGTAACACAAAAAAATGTCAGAGTATTTCATATTGAAATTGATGATGAAGCCTCTTTCTTAGAGTATTTTAGAAAAAATACACTTCTTTTGAAGGAATTCTTTTTGCTTGTTGAAGGGAATATAACGAAGAATATTGCTTTTGTTTTAGAGCAAAGTGGAGTTTGTTATAAAGAAATTAACAACTGCAATATTCGTTTTGGTGGAATTAAAAAAGAAACGCCTTTGCTTGAAGAAGAACCTAAGAAAGAGGTAATTTCAGAAGTCTTATCAGAGCCTAAGCAACTACCAAAACTTAAGCTTTATGATCGTCCTATTCGTTCTGGTGAAGAAATTATTGAGAGTATTCCAATTGTTATTTTTGGCCGTGTTAACAGTGGTGCAAAAGTTTTTTGTGAAGAGAGTATGAGTATTTATGGTATTATTGACGGATTAGTGCAGTGCGACGGTGAATATATCGTACTCAGTGGTATCAGCCCAAGAGGTCATCTGATCTTTAATGGAGAGATTGTGGATAGGGAGACATTAAAACAAAATGTGCTTCAAAAAATTATTGTGCGTGATAATGTTATTGAGATAAAGGACGTTGTGTGA
- the lpxC gene encoding UDP-3-O-acyl-N-acetylglucosamine deacetylase produces MKQTTLAKAVSGVGIGLHKGTPIQIHLEPLEANSGIIFYRSDVGLLVQALPQNVVNTQMATVIGNSNAYISTIEHLLSAVYAYGIDNIRVVLDGAEVPVMDGSSASFCMMLDEAGIRKLEATKQVLIIKKEVEVQDGKKFARVTPSLKPTYNFMIEFTHPSIGRQEYSFEFSKKNFIEEISRARTFGFLKDVQMLRSRGLALGGSLDNAVVMDDNKILNPEGLRFSNEFVRHKILDAIGDLSLLGAPFVGDYTSYAGSHNLNHELTKAILRDPSNYEIRTLSVEKAQEFEKVYA; encoded by the coding sequence GTGAAACAAACCACATTAGCCAAGGCGGTTAGCGGTGTTGGAATAGGACTTCATAAAGGCACACCTATTCAAATACATTTGGAACCCCTTGAGGCAAATAGCGGTATTATTTTTTATCGAAGCGATGTAGGATTATTGGTTCAAGCATTGCCTCAAAATGTTGTCAATACACAAATGGCAACCGTCATTGGAAATTCGAATGCTTATATCTCAACGATTGAACATCTTCTCTCAGCCGTCTATGCGTATGGTATTGATAATATTCGTGTTGTCTTAGATGGAGCAGAAGTACCTGTTATGGATGGGAGTAGTGCTAGTTTTTGTATGATGCTTGATGAAGCAGGTATACGAAAACTTGAAGCAACGAAACAAGTGTTGATTATAAAGAAAGAAGTTGAAGTTCAAGACGGGAAAAAATTTGCGCGCGTCACACCTAGTTTAAAACCAACATATAACTTTATGATTGAGTTTACTCACCCTTCCATTGGTAGACAAGAGTATAGTTTTGAGTTTAGTAAAAAGAATTTTATTGAAGAAATATCACGTGCCCGCACCTTTGGTTTCCTCAAAGATGTGCAAATGCTACGCTCTCGTGGGCTAGCCCTTGGAGGATCACTTGATAATGCAGTGGTTATGGATGACAATAAAATTCTTAATCCTGAAGGATTACGTTTCTCGAATGAGTTTGTCAGACATAAAATTTTGGATGCCATTGGTGATCTTTCTTTATTAGGAGCGCCTTTTGTTGGAGATTATACCTCATATGCTGGTAGCCATAATTTAAATCATGAACTCACTAAAGCAATTTTAAGAGATCCAAGTAATTATGAAATTAGAACATTGAGTGTTGAAAAAGCACAAGAGTTTGAAAAGGTTTACGCATAA
- the thrB gene encoding homoserine kinase, protein MKIKIPATSANLGPGFDCLGLAIALYNEVCIKPSSYQSISVKGEGEENVKLKKNNIFVSIFYDIYQELTGRKDSFRFEFYNNIPFSRGLGSSSAVIVGAIASAYEMAGVKASRESILNKAILYETHPDNIAPAVYGGFTSSIVEHGKVKTLRKELSEKLKVVMVIPDRPMSTAQSRTLLPKSYLMKNTVYNLSRASLLTAAFFSENWEFLKVASRDCMHEHRRMKQLKELFEVREIALKNGALMSTLSGSGSSFFSLVRAEDAQKVAIALKNAFGMFRVEIFELDNNGFEIVKS, encoded by the coding sequence GTGAAGATAAAAATACCAGCGACCAGTGCCAATTTAGGACCCGGATTTGATTGTTTAGGTCTTGCCATTGCGCTGTATAACGAAGTTTGTATTAAACCTTCAAGTTACCAAAGTATCTCTGTTAAAGGAGAAGGTGAAGAGAATGTAAAGCTTAAGAAAAACAATATTTTCGTCTCTATTTTTTATGACATCTACCAAGAACTTACGGGCAGAAAAGATTCTTTCCGTTTTGAGTTTTATAATAATATTCCCTTTTCAAGAGGTCTAGGAAGTAGTTCAGCCGTAATCGTAGGTGCCATAGCAAGTGCTTATGAAATGGCAGGTGTAAAAGCAAGTAGAGAAAGTATTTTAAATAAAGCTATTTTATATGAAACCCACCCAGATAATATTGCACCTGCTGTTTATGGTGGATTTACAAGTTCCATAGTGGAACATGGAAAAGTAAAGACACTCAGGAAAGAGTTAAGTGAAAAATTAAAAGTAGTGATGGTGATCCCAGATCGCCCAATGTCAACAGCGCAGTCACGAACGTTACTTCCGAAGTCATATTTAATGAAAAATACGGTTTACAACCTTTCCCGTGCATCTTTACTTACAGCAGCTTTTTTTAGTGAAAACTGGGAGTTTTTAAAGGTAGCATCGAGAGATTGTATGCATGAACATCGCCGTATGAAGCAACTAAAAGAACTTTTTGAAGTGCGTGAAATTGCTTTAAAAAATGGTGCATTGATGAGTACACTCTCAGGAAGTGGTTCATCTTTTTTTAGCCTTGTTAGGGCTGAAGATGCTCAAAAGGTTGCAATTGCTCTTAAAAATGCATTTGGAATGTTTAGAGTAGAAATCTTTGAATTAGATAACAATGGTTTTGAAATCGTAAAAAGCTGA
- the rbfA gene encoding 30S ribosome-binding factor RbfA: MIDKSIKIQRTQSVLRELIPEALSTLEDEMLRGVCVVDVECSRGKYDAIVYLDGSIYDEAEKRYILSHLDRVQRHIQTHCMQAEGWFRCPRFTFHFDDSLERQNKMDALFAKVEEELKKGKNNDA; the protein is encoded by the coding sequence ATGATAGACAAAAGTATTAAAATTCAGAGAACCCAGAGCGTTTTAAGAGAACTCATTCCTGAAGCGCTTTCCACCTTAGAAGATGAGATGCTTCGCGGTGTTTGTGTGGTTGATGTCGAGTGTAGTCGTGGAAAGTACGATGCGATTGTCTATTTAGATGGTTCTATTTATGATGAGGCAGAAAAGCGTTATATTCTCTCCCATCTTGATCGTGTTCAGCGTCATATCCAAACACATTGTATGCAAGCGGAAGGGTGGTTTCGTTGTCCTCGGTTTACATTTCATTTCGACGATAGTTTAGAGCGCCAAAACAAGATGGATGCTCTGTTTGCAAAGGTTGAAGAAGAGCTCAAAAAAGGTAAAAATAACGATGCTTGA
- the ribD gene encoding bifunctional diaminohydroxyphosphoribosylaminopyrimidine deaminase/5-amino-6-(5-phosphoribosylamino)uracil reductase RibD: protein MVSAFDTVLMQKALDVAWAYQVLTFPNPAVGAVVSNEQGDILGIGAHQKAGMPHAEVLALKAAYETLTEDRRIRTIEDASELHAFLKEHHNSLFHNLTLHVTLEPCHHFGRTPPCSGLIDALGIKRVVIGSFDESNTAKGGGAFLQKKGVNVSFGALKEKCDLLLMPFTCKEKKRPFVFFKLAVSSNGVATGGIITSLDSRKMVHNLRNCCDLLVIGGNTVRTDRPILDARLCNGKAPNILIYSKQKSFDVTIPLFDVPHRSVMIEETLDKINDYSMVMIEGGQSMLNALSHKVEWYLIFESPHAKEGESIILPRGLQKIFSQKVGEDTMSWYYKHGE from the coding sequence ATGGTAAGTGCATTTGACACTGTTTTAATGCAAAAAGCACTTGATGTCGCTTGGGCATATCAAGTGCTAACTTTCCCAAATCCTGCAGTGGGTGCAGTTGTAAGCAATGAGCAAGGCGATATTTTAGGGATTGGCGCACATCAAAAAGCTGGAATGCCTCACGCTGAAGTCCTTGCACTTAAAGCGGCTTATGAAACACTCACCGAAGATAGACGCATCCGTACAATAGAGGATGCATCTGAACTTCATGCATTTTTAAAAGAACACCATAACTCTCTTTTTCACAATCTGACATTACATGTAACGCTAGAGCCATGTCATCATTTTGGCAGAACACCTCCTTGTTCAGGATTGATTGACGCTTTGGGTATTAAGCGAGTAGTCATTGGTTCTTTTGATGAGAGTAACACTGCCAAGGGCGGTGGTGCTTTTTTACAAAAGAAAGGGGTTAATGTTTCATTTGGGGCACTTAAAGAAAAATGTGATCTTCTACTCATGCCTTTTACATGTAAAGAAAAAAAACGCCCTTTTGTTTTTTTTAAACTTGCAGTGAGTAGCAATGGTGTAGCAACTGGAGGAATCATTACCTCTCTTGATTCGCGAAAAATGGTACACAATTTACGAAATTGCTGTGATCTTTTAGTGATCGGTGGCAATACGGTACGAACCGATCGTCCCATTCTTGATGCACGATTGTGTAATGGAAAAGCACCCAATATTCTTATTTATTCCAAACAAAAATCATTTGATGTAACGATTCCCCTTTTTGATGTTCCCCATCGTTCTGTAATGATTGAAGAGACACTGGATAAAATCAATGATTATTCAATGGTGATGATCGAAGGGGGACAAAGCATGCTTAATGCCCTTTCCCACAAAGTTGAATGGTATTTAATTTTTGAATCACCCCATGCAAAAGAAGGTGAATCAATTATCTTACCACGGGGACTCCAGAAGATTTTTTCTCAAAAAGTAGGCGAAGATACTATGAGTTGGTATTATAAGCATGGAGAGTGA
- a CDS encoding sulfite exporter TauE/SafE family protein — MESDFFIFEILIVLLAGFFHGIVGFGFPMIATPLFVLFLDLKQAVLYTLFPTLITNVVSLKKANSFSDIWRGFWLLILSVMVGSILGTQLLVAHYSHYYKLILAGVMLLYLNKERLHLSLTRAVAEQKNMTTIIMGVLSGLVGGMANIMSPMLIMLILEFKLDKKRAIGVMSFCFIANKILQILIFGYHGSFSFDNGALIILFVFISLIGFWIGNKIHERIDEKLYTAILNKMLWVISFYLIYSTFYM, encoded by the coding sequence ATGGAGAGTGATTTTTTTATCTTTGAAATCCTGATAGTCTTGCTAGCAGGATTTTTTCATGGTATTGTTGGTTTTGGCTTCCCAATGATTGCCACGCCACTTTTTGTTCTTTTCCTAGACCTCAAACAAGCTGTTTTATACACTCTTTTTCCCACGCTCATAACCAATGTTGTCAGTCTTAAAAAAGCGAATTCTTTTAGTGATATCTGGCGAGGATTTTGGCTATTGATCCTCTCGGTAATGGTAGGAAGTATTCTAGGGACACAGTTGCTTGTAGCGCATTACAGCCATTATTACAAACTTATATTAGCAGGCGTTATGCTTTTATACCTCAATAAAGAGCGCTTACATCTTTCTTTAACACGTGCTGTTGCAGAGCAAAAAAATATGACGACCATTATAATGGGCGTTTTAAGCGGTTTAGTAGGTGGCATGGCAAATATTATGTCACCAATGTTGATTATGTTGATATTAGAGTTTAAGTTGGATAAAAAACGGGCTATTGGCGTTATGAGTTTCTGTTTTATTGCCAATAAAATTTTACAAATACTCATCTTTGGTTACCATGGCAGCTTTAGTTTCGATAATGGTGCGCTGATCATACTTTTTGTATTTATTTCATTGATAGGTTTTTGGATAGGAAATAAAATTCACGAGCGTATTGATGAAAAGCTTTATACGGCTATTTTAAACAAGATGCTTTGGGTAATTTCGTTTTATTTGATCTACTCTACTTTTTACATGTAA
- a CDS encoding DUF309 domain-containing protein has translation MIAIEEFIKVVSQNQFVEGHEVLELEWHRLKKLPEYADEAKILKGLINASTALALACKGKKEGALQVWQTYEKYAPLIPKTLSLSKTHYEEAQKLLIAKKNLYM, from the coding sequence ATGATCGCCATAGAAGAATTTATAAAGGTCGTTTCACAAAACCAATTTGTTGAGGGTCATGAAGTATTGGAACTAGAGTGGCATCGTCTTAAAAAACTTCCAGAGTATGCAGATGAAGCAAAAATTCTTAAAGGTCTTATCAACGCTTCTACCGCCTTAGCGCTCGCATGCAAAGGGAAGAAGGAAGGAGCACTTCAAGTATGGCAAACCTATGAAAAATATGCACCCTTAATTCCAAAGACTCTATCCTTGTCTAAAACACACTACGAAGAAGCTCAAAAACTATTGATAGCGAAAAAAAATCTTTACATGTAA
- a CDS encoding EAL domain-containing protein encodes MKIAKTYALYSTIILTLTLIFITSVWFVKKAQEESQIVQEQSSVFERYKAVLNLENSVLRQISLNYSRLDEIKAFVNTPDLAKNKDNLEPLLSAFGLHYLFIFDASKKQVYTHKSDGVQNINLDLSSFNASSSSLREFYHFENGTFIQFFLTPIYTSSHLVQTGDPIGFLLLGRLFDQSFLTNMEHTTLGYTTLFQKENHPFGDQHFELPLLSLQNEVIGYLDFNYSTSLLLFMNEFQNTMAFLGFLTILCTMVLFYFLTQNIIFIPIKRISMALKSHNLNYIAALSRQKDELGEIAHLIYDHEKQTNLLEHYKEAVDENTIVSKNNPKGIITYANKQFIAISGYNESELLGKPHNIVRHPDNPHSFFKEMWTTLKEGKTWKGVVKNRRKDGTAYYVKSVIMPLFDDQGNIQEYIAIRYDVSELFEQVDHLRKDKLIELPSRKVLLEAIEHASNPHLAILNISGFRDINTLHGQAFGDLYLRHLAITIKQLMSKSWQFFYLHSDEFALYCDTSVPDNTFNDECHHILTILNHEGLLIQNTFYPLSLRCGIANGASYLYNRAEIAMKEARTSHKAFVIYDDNKGFEERLQKDIQWNETLMSALKENRFTIFFQEIVPLHVKEPSRKKYEVLIRLIDAKGNIISPYHFIDLSKRIHLYDQLTRFVMQEGFRAAAELYCDISINITQEDILTPDTIQLLFDLLKQYPTLKGHITLELVESEGLEDSTEVQTFLQQAKEHGCLLAIDDFGSGYSNFEYLLRLNVDFIKIDGSLIKHLDTDANAYETVKTITHFARNLGILVVAEFIHNKEVLEKVQELGIEFGQGFYLHEPSPKPKLKR; translated from the coding sequence TGTGTTTGAGCGCTACAAAGCAGTCTTAAATCTTGAAAATAGTGTGTTAAGGCAAATAAGTCTTAACTACTCACGTTTGGATGAAATAAAGGCATTTGTTAATACCCCCGATTTGGCAAAGAACAAAGATAATTTAGAACCTTTACTCTCTGCATTTGGACTTCATTATCTTTTTATTTTTGATGCTTCAAAAAAGCAGGTTTATACCCATAAAAGTGATGGGGTACAAAACATAAATCTTGATTTATCATCATTTAATGCCTCATCTTCTTCATTAAGAGAGTTTTATCACTTTGAAAATGGAACATTTATCCAATTTTTTTTAACACCAATTTATACTTCATCACATTTAGTACAAACAGGCGATCCCATAGGATTTTTACTTTTAGGACGTCTTTTTGATCAATCATTCCTCACAAATATGGAACATACGACTCTTGGATACACCACCTTGTTTCAAAAAGAGAATCACCCTTTTGGTGATCAGCATTTTGAACTTCCACTTCTTTCCTTGCAAAATGAAGTGATTGGCTATCTCGATTTTAACTATTCCACTTCACTTTTACTTTTTATGAATGAATTTCAAAACACTATGGCATTTCTAGGATTCCTTACTATTCTCTGTACCATGGTACTGTTTTATTTTCTCACCCAAAACATTATTTTTATACCGATTAAGCGTATCTCTATGGCACTTAAAAGCCATAATCTTAATTATATTGCAGCTCTCTCACGCCAAAAAGATGAATTGGGTGAAATTGCACATCTTATTTATGATCATGAGAAGCAGACGAACCTCCTTGAACACTACAAAGAGGCCGTAGATGAAAACACCATCGTCTCAAAAAACAATCCCAAAGGTATTATTACCTATGCCAACAAACAATTTATTGCTATTTCTGGCTATAACGAATCAGAACTTTTAGGCAAACCACACAATATTGTGCGACATCCCGATAACCCTCATAGTTTTTTTAAAGAGATGTGGACAACGCTCAAAGAAGGAAAAACATGGAAAGGTGTTGTAAAAAATAGACGTAAAGATGGAACAGCCTACTATGTTAAATCCGTTATTATGCCTCTGTTTGACGATCAAGGAAATATTCAAGAGTATATTGCCATTCGTTACGACGTGAGTGAACTTTTTGAGCAGGTAGATCATCTGCGCAAAGATAAACTTATTGAATTACCAAGTCGTAAAGTGCTCCTAGAAGCCATTGAACACGCTAGTAACCCTCACTTAGCCATTCTAAATATTTCTGGTTTTCGCGACATCAATACCCTGCATGGGCAAGCCTTTGGTGATCTTTACTTGCGTCATTTAGCCATCACTATCAAACAACTTATGTCCAAGTCATGGCAATTTTTTTACCTCCATAGTGATGAATTTGCCCTTTATTGTGATACGTCTGTTCCCGATAATACATTTAACGATGAGTGTCACCACATCCTGACGATCCTGAATCATGAGGGACTTCTGATCCAAAATACATTTTATCCTCTCTCCCTTCGTTGTGGTATTGCAAATGGAGCGAGCTATCTCTATAATCGTGCTGAAATTGCGATGAAAGAAGCACGAACATCGCATAAAGCTTTCGTTATTTACGATGATAACAAGGGCTTTGAAGAGCGTCTTCAAAAAGATATCCAATGGAATGAAACACTGATGAGTGCCCTGAAAGAGAACCGCTTTACGATTTTTTTTCAGGAAATTGTTCCTTTACATGTAAAGGAACCATCACGTAAAAAATACGAAGTGCTCATCCGTCTCATTGATGCGAAAGGCAACATTATTTCTCCCTATCATTTTATTGATCTTTCTAAGCGTATACACCTGTATGACCAACTGACGCGTTTTGTTATGCAAGAAGGATTTAGAGCTGCTGCTGAACTATATTGTGATATTTCAATCAATATTACACAAGAAGATATTCTAACGCCAGATACAATCCAATTATTATTCGATCTACTTAAACAGTATCCTACACTCAAAGGACATATCACCCTTGAGCTAGTTGAATCAGAAGGCTTAGAAGACTCAACAGAGGTACAAACATTTCTACAGCAAGCAAAAGAGCATGGCTGCTTACTCGCGATTGATGATTTTGGATCAGGATATTCTAACTTTGAATACCTTTTGCGTTTAAATGTTGATTTTATCAAAATCGATGGCTCGCTGATTAAACATCTTGATACGGATGCTAACGCCTATGAGACGGTTAAAACGATCACTCATTTTGCAAGAAACCTTGGTATTTTGGTCGTCGCTGAATTTATACATAACAAAGAAGTTTTAGAAAAAGTACAAGAACTTGGCATTGAATTTGGACAAGGGTTTTATTTGCATGAGCCTTCACCTAAACCGAAACTAAAGAGGTAA